The genomic stretch CGTGCGAGGCCATCTGGCCAATCTCCTGCGCCGTCACGCCGATGCCGTGGATGACGGCGGTGCGCGAGGTGAGCAGGCTGGTGAGCGGAGTGCCCTGCACGCAGCGGAACTCGTTGCGCGCGGACTCCTCGATGCCCTCGCCCACGTGCGGCAGGTAGGCCGCGAGGTAGGGCACGTCCGTGGAGAAGTCGCGGCTGTTGCCGTACGCGCAGCCCGAGGTCTGCTCCGCACCCGAGGAGTCGTCGAGCGGGAAGGTCTGGTAGTACGCCGCAGGCTCACCCAGGCCCACCTGGTCCGCGGTGGTGCCGGACGCGGTGCTCACCTTGTCCAGGTTGCGCAGGAAGCCGCCCTGGCCGCCGCTGCCGGCAACCGAGGTGGTGCCCGCCATCACCTGGCGCAGCTCCGCCCAGCGGATGAGGTCCGCCTGGCCGTTGGCGCCGCTGGTCAGCTTCTTGTGGCCGTCGTGCGCCGCGCCGCCGATGCGCCAGTCGTGGCGGTGCTCGTAGCGCTCGGCCGTGGGCACGTCGATGCCCGGGGCCTTCTGGTAGGTGATGTGGTCGTGCGCGTTGATGAGGCCCGGGGTGATGACGCCCTGGGGGCAGCTCACCACGGTCGCGTCCGCGGCGCCCGCGGCGCCGGAGCAGTCACACGCGGCGCAAGTGATGACGCCCTCGGCGCTGACCAGCACCTGGCCGCCCGCGAGCGTCTCGCCGTCCTTGAGCACCACGCCGCTGTAGAGGCGCGCCGCGCCGCCCACGTGCGTCACCTCGCAGGTGGCGCCGCTGGAGAGGGGCGCGAGGCTCGCGCCGGGGCACACCGTGGCGTTGTGGATGGGGGTGACCTGGCAGCTGGTCTCGCAGCCGTCGCCGTTGGTCATGTTGCCGTCGTCGCACTGCTCGCCGGCCGTCACGCGCCCGTCGCCGCAGCGCGGCGGCACGGTGCAGTCGTTGCGGCACGCGTCGGTGTCGTCGGTGTTGCCGTCGTCGCATGCCTCACCGGAGTCCACGTTGCCATCGCCGCAGCGGGGTGCCGGCACGGTGCACTGGTTGGTGCAGGCGTCGGTGTCCACCTGGTTGCCGTCGTCGCAGGCCTCGCCCGACTCGACGGTGCCGTTGCCGCAGGTGGCGGGAGGCGGAGGCAGGGTGCAGTCGTTCTTGCACGCGTCCGTATTCACCGTGTTGCCGTCGTCGCACTGCTCGCCGGCCGTCACATGGCCGTCGCCGCAGCGGGGCGGCAGGGTGCAGTCGTTGCGGCAGCTGTCGGTATCGACCGTGTTGCCGTCGTCGCAGGACTCCCCGGAGTCCAGGTGCCCGTCACCACAGCGCGCCGCGGGCGGAGGAGGCAGGGTACAGTCGTTGCGGCAGGCGTCGGCGTTGTTGCTGTTGCCGTCGTCACAGGCCTCGCCCGTCTCGACCTTGCCGTTGCCGCAGGTGGCCTGCTGCTGGGGTTGGGTGGTGTCGTCGCCACTACACGCAGCGACCAGGAGCAGCAGACCTGCGCCGAGGGCGGCGAGGAGAGGATGCTTACGGGGTGTCATGCGTACGCCTCAGGGGAGGATTGCCCAGATCGGGCGCCGCGAGATGCCACGTGCGAAGCGCAGGCTGAGCAACATTTGGGCGACGTTGTACTTGTAGTAGGCCAAGATCACCAAATCGGTCACCGCTGACCCAGATCCACCCCGCTCCACCCACCTGCAGCGACATGTAGGGAGACACGCCTCGATGGATCGCCGCACCGCCAAGCTGCTGCCCGTCTCGCGCTGGCCCACGCGCGAGGAGGCGGAGCGCTCGCGCTGGTTCAGCCCGCTGCAGGTGGGGCCGGTGCGGCTCGCGGAGCGCACCTGGGTGCCGGCGATGGTGCCCTGGCGCGCGACGGAGGAGGGCTTCGTCACCCCCGAGGTGCTCGCGTGGTACCGCCGCTTCGCGGAAGGACAGCCCGGCGCGCTGGTGGTGGAGGCCACGGGCATCCGCGACGTGAAGAGCGGGCCGCTGCTGCGCGTGGGGCACGCGCGCTACGTGGACGGGCTCAAGCGCCTGGTGGAGACGGTGCGCGAGGCGAGCGGCGGGCGCACGCGGCTGTTCCTGCAGATCATCGACTTCCTCTCCATCCGCCGCCGCCCCACGCGCGAGGCCTTCCTCGGCCGCTTCCTGCAGCCCTCCCCTGCCCTGCGCGCGCGCCTGGGCGAGGTGCGCGGCGAGCCGGGCTTGCGCGAGGCGCCGGAGGCCTCGGTGCGCGAGGCGCTGCTGCAGCTCGACGAGAAGCAGCTGGAGCAGGTGCTGGATGCGCGCGAGCGCGAGGCCTACCGCTTCGGCGCGCGCGAGCGGGTGACGGACGTGCACCTGCCGCACGTGGCCGAGCTGCCCCGGGTGCTGCCCGGCCTCTTCGCCGCCGCGGCCGCCCGCGCGCTGGAGGCGGGCTTCGACGGCGTGGAGCTGCACTTCGCCCACGCGTACACGATGGCGAGCTTCCTCTCGCGCCTCAACACCCGCGAGGACGGCTACGGCGGCACCCTCGAGGGGCGCCTGCGCCTGCCGCTCGAGGTGTACCGCGCCGTGCGCGCCGAGCTGGGAAGCCGCGCCGCGCTGGGCTGCCGCTTCCTCGGCGACGAGGTCATCGAGGGCGGCAGCCGCGTGGAGGACGCGTGCGCGTACGGCGTGGCCTTCGCGCGCGCCGGCATGGACTTCCTCTCGCTCTCCAAGGGCGGCAAGTTCGAGGACGCGCGCCAGCCCAAGGTGGGCCAGGCGGCCTACCCCTACACGGGGGTGAGCGGCGCCGAGTGCATGCCCACCACGAACATCGGGCCGCCGGGCCCCTTCGGGCGCAACGTGGGGCTGGCGGCGCGGGTGCGCGCGGCGGTGCGCGACGCCGGGCTGCAGACGCCCGTGGTGGCCTGCGGCGGCATCGCGAGCTTCTGGCAGGCCGAAGAGGTGCTCGCGCGCGGCGAGGCGGACGCGGTGGCCGCCGCGCGCCAGACGCTCGCGGACCCGGACTGGTTCCGCAAGGTGCGGCTCGGCCAGGGCGAGGCCGTGCGCCGCTGCCTCTTCACCAACTACTGCGAGGGCCTGGACCAGGCGCACAAGGCCGTCACCTGCCAGCTGTGGGACCGCACCCGCGGCCTGCCAGATGACGCGGAGGCTCCGCGCACGCCGGACGGCCGGCGCCTGGTGGCTCCGCCCTGGGCGCCCTGAGTGGCCCTGGACGCGGCGCGCCTCCCGCGCGAAGCCTGCCTTCCATGAGGACGCGCCCCGACATCCTGCTCGCCACCTGGTCGGGCCTGCCCGGGCTCGATGCGCACGATGCGCCGCTGGTGCCGGCGCTCGAGGCGCTGGGCCTGCGCGCGGCCGCCGCCATCTGGGACGACCCCTCGGTGGACTGGGGCGCGGCGCGCGCCGTGGTCGTGCGCTCGGCGTGGGACAGCCACCTGCGCCGCGACGCCTTCCTCGACTGGGCGCGCGGGGTGGGCGCGCGCACGCGCCTGCTCAACCCGCCGGACGTGCTCGCGTGGAACACCCACAAGGGCTACCTGCGCGCGCTCGCTCGCGCGGGCGTGCGCGTCACGCCCACGCACTGGCTCTCCCGCGCCGAGGACCTGCAGGCGCTGTGTGCGCGCGAGGGCTGGGAGGCGCTGGTGCTCAAGCCCTGCGTGTCCGCGAGCGCCATGGGCACGCACCTGCTGCGGCGCACGGAGCTCGCCTCCGCGCAGGCGCTGCAGGAGGAGCTGCTGCGCGCGCACGGCGAGCTGATGGTGCAGCCCTACCTGCCCTCCTTCGAGCGCGAGGGCGAGCGCTCCTACGTCTTCCTCGGCGGCGGCT from Aggregicoccus sp. 17bor-14 encodes the following:
- a CDS encoding NADH:flavin oxidoreductase; this encodes MDRRTAKLLPVSRWPTREEAERSRWFSPLQVGPVRLAERTWVPAMVPWRATEEGFVTPEVLAWYRRFAEGQPGALVVEATGIRDVKSGPLLRVGHARYVDGLKRLVETVREASGGRTRLFLQIIDFLSIRRRPTREAFLGRFLQPSPALRARLGEVRGEPGLREAPEASVREALLQLDEKQLEQVLDAREREAYRFGARERVTDVHLPHVAELPRVLPGLFAAAAARALEAGFDGVELHFAHAYTMASFLSRLNTREDGYGGTLEGRLRLPLEVYRAVRAELGSRAALGCRFLGDEVIEGGSRVEDACAYGVAFARAGMDFLSLSKGGKFEDARQPKVGQAAYPYTGVSGAECMPTTNIGPPGPFGRNVGLAARVRAAVRDAGLQTPVVACGGIASFWQAEEVLARGEADAVAAARQTLADPDWFRKVRLGQGEAVRRCLFTNYCEGLDQAHKAVTCQLWDRTRGLPDDAEAPRTPDGRRLVAPPWAP
- a CDS encoding RimK family alpha-L-glutamate ligase; translation: MRTRPDILLATWSGLPGLDAHDAPLVPALEALGLRAAAAIWDDPSVDWGAARAVVVRSAWDSHLRRDAFLDWARGVGARTRLLNPPDVLAWNTHKGYLRALARAGVRVTPTHWLSRAEDLQALCAREGWEALVLKPCVSASAMGTHLLRRTELASAQALQEELLRAHGELMVQPYLPSFEREGERSYVFLGGGFSHAVRRPPGLPGAPRAFAEPHPLAPDPAELALAEQVLAACAQELAYARVDLATGLDGRPCLQELEATEPQLFLLADPQAPARLARAIARSL